The Thermoplasmata archaeon DNA segment TCATGAGATATCTATAAGATATCTTAAATATTTAACACTTTCTATGCCTCGGTGGAATTTTGAAAGACCCGTTTGAAAATTTATAAGAAAGATGTATCAGGAGCTTTGCATACTGGCATCAATTTTTAAATTTTAGCCAGCATCTTTCGGAGATACTGCTTTGTACCTTCTTATTTGTAGTTCCTGCACACAAAGCAGTACCATCTTTGATATTGAGGATACCACACAAGAGAGGGCTGTCCACAGTGTGGACAGTAATATGTATTTGAGGATGTGATATTCTCAAATGCGGCCGAGAGCTCATCCTTTTTCTGGATAAAAGGGTAAATCCTGCATTTTGGACAATACCACTGGTTTGTCTCACCCAACCATAAGAGAGGCGTTTTGCAATACTGACACAACGGAATCGGTGTACTCATGGTTGCTAATTACCGAAAGACCTAATATACTTTTCCATCTCATGAAAGCGAAAAGAATTTAACCTCTGAAGGGTTAAGAGATGATAATGGAGTTCACAAAGAATAAAGCGATGATATTTCCCAGAGCAGTGCTTGCAGGGCATGGGGTGCTCTCTGAAATCGGAAAATTGGCTAGAAATTTTGAGCTGGGACAGATAGGTCTAATAATTACTGGAAAGAAGTCAGAGAGCCTTGCAGGTAAGCCAGTCCTGGATTATCTCTCCGCAGAAAAATTTGATGTGCATCTAGCAATCGCAGGTGAAGCAACACGGGATAATGTTGACGAAATGAAGAAAGTGGCACTGGAAACTCGAGCAGCATTTCTTGTCGGTGTTGGCGGTGGAAGCAAGATAGATATTGCCAAGGTATGTTCTGCAGAACTTGGAGTACCATTTATTTCTGTCCCGACAATAGCATCCCATGATGGAATTGCTTCACCAAGAGCATCACTCAAAACCAATGGAATCTCAATTTCAGTAGATGCAAATGTGCCATTGGGGGTCGTAGCTGACAGTGCAGTGATTGTAAAATCTCCGTTTCGTTTTCTTGCATCGGGTTGCGCTGATGTAATTGCAAATCTCACTGCGATTCTTGACTGGAAACTTGCCTCTCGTCTCAGGAACGAGGAATTTAGCAGCACAGCAGCTACACTTGCGGAATTTACTGCCGAAACTATAATAGAAAATGCTAACCTGATCAAGCCCAACATAGAGGAGAGTGTTTGGCTTGCTATTAAACCAATGATCATCTCAGGCATTTCAATGAGTGTAGCTGGCAGTTCAAGACCTACAAGTGGGTCAGAGCACATGTTTTCCCATGCACTTGATGCAGTAACGCATGGGAAGGGTTTACATGGGGAGCAATGTGGTGTGGGTGCAATCATGATGATGTATCTCCATGGCGGAGATTGGCGTCGGATAAGGGATGCACTAAAAACCATTGGTGCACCTACAACTGCAGTAGAACTGGGTGTGAGCAAAGAGGAAATAATCACAGCTCTTGTGAATGCAAACAAGGTAAGACCAGACAGATACACAATTCTGGGTGATAAAGGTTTAGCCCCAGATGCTGCTGAAAAAGTTGCGAGGGTGACAGGAGTGATATGAGGTGAGAACATGAGCATAATTACGGCTGTCGGAAGCAACCAGGCAAAAGAGGGTTATGTTTTCGTTTATGCTGGGCCAGTGAACGAGTGCAGGGACTGCAGGTATAAGAACGCATGCATAAATCTTGAAAAGGGGAAGGCATACACTATTACCGCGGTGCGGAAAGATAAAACCCATGAGTGTAAAGTCCACGAACGCACAATTACAATTGTAGAGGTTGAGAAAGTGCCAATTGAGCGCTGCATTCCTAGTTCAAAGGCAATTGAAGGTAGTTTAGTGACACTTGAACAAAATCCATGCAAGGAATTGGACTGCGAACATTACAGAAAATGCAATCCTCTCCTCAATGAGCCAAATGAAAAATACAGAATTGTGAGCATTGTAGGGGACGCAGGATGCAGATTGAATAAAAACCTTAAAATCATTCAGGTTGAATAATCTCCTGGTAGGACCACAGTGGGTTAAGGCGAAGTTTGTAATCTATTTGAACTCGTTGGTTAATGGGCGAAGTTATAATAATTAACATACCTCCTTCCTTGAAATTCATTTCTTTGAGGGTTGCAGTGGCTCCTGGTTGCACTTCTGGCAAAATTGTATTTAGCTTCCGCACTATTGGCCTGCAAACCTTTCCCTCCCTTTCTGCATATTTCTTGTAAAGTTGGAAGAGCTTGTCAGTAAGATAATAATAATTCATCTTTTTGTCCTTGAGCACACGAACAAAGCCCTTATCCGTAAGGTTCTCAAGATGCTGGATATATACATACGCTTTGGATGGTTGTTCCATTGGTATGCTCTCAAGAATTCCCCTTTTGGAGATTCCATGAGCATTTGCGACCCTAGCCAGAATGGTGTGCATATCTGGATTTTGGAGCAGCGCAAGATCCTCTACATCTTCAGGGATTACAAAATCACTTCCGTAATACAAAATTTTTCCACCAATTCTTACACTTACTATCAATTTTTTTCCTTCTAGTTTTCTCAGGTACCAGCGTACTGTACTTTGTTTTGCTTCCAGTTTCTCTGCAATTTTAGTTGGATTCAAGCAGGGATAGTTAACCACAGTTTCCAAGACCGCGAGGGTCTCGATGTGTTTCTCACTTGTTATTTCATCGTATTTTTTTTGCAAACTCTTTCCAATACCACGCATGTTAACCCTACTCAAAATATTCTTTCAACCTTTCAATAAATACTCCAAGTTCTATTCCTTCAATATCCTTCATCGTGAGAGCGTCCAACAACTTTGCCAACTTCGCCTGTTTCTCCTTTGGAAGAACACCGAGTTCACGGATTATTTCCATTCTCGTAGATTCCGGGAGTTTTCCACTGAGAATGTTTTCTCCAGTATTGCGGAGAACCACCAGACCTATGTTTTTTATGAATCTGTAGTGGTGAGCGTTCTCGCTGTGTCTGGAAGAACGGTACTTGATCACCTTTAGTGTTCTGTAGGGTTTTACCTCTAGAGGTCTGTATCTTAGATGAATCACACAATCCGCCAAATACATGGGAAGTACTGTCTCAGCACCGGTAAGATTTCCAGCTGGTCCATGTTCCTCAAGCGTGCAAAGAACCGTGCCAATCTTTCTGGTTTCCTT contains these protein-coding regions:
- a CDS encoding NAD(P)-dependent glycerol-1-phosphate dehydrogenase; amino-acid sequence: MIMEFTKNKAMIFPRAVLAGHGVLSEIGKLARNFELGQIGLIITGKKSESLAGKPVLDYLSAEKFDVHLAIAGEATRDNVDEMKKVALETRAAFLVGVGGGSKIDIAKVCSAELGVPFISVPTIASHDGIASPRASLKTNGISISVDANVPLGVVADSAVIVKSPFRFLASGCADVIANLTAILDWKLASRLRNEEFSSTAATLAEFTAETIIENANLIKPNIEESVWLAIKPMIISGISMSVAGSSRPTSGSEHMFSHALDAVTHGKGLHGEQCGVGAIMMMYLHGGDWRRIRDALKTIGAPTTAVELGVSKEEIITALVNANKVRPDRYTILGDKGLAPDAAEKVARVTGVI
- a CDS encoding UPF0179 family protein gives rise to the protein MSIITAVGSNQAKEGYVFVYAGPVNECRDCRYKNACINLEKGKAYTITAVRKDKTHECKVHERTITIVEVEKVPIERCIPSSKAIEGSLVTLEQNPCKELDCEHYRKCNPLLNEPNEKYRIVSIVGDAGCRLNKNLKIIQVE
- a CDS encoding ATPase domain-containing protein translates to MRKIKSGVPGLDEILDGGLNEFSTTTVIGCAGAGKTTFALQFIKKGLETGTEGIFITLDENKEQIIKEAVAMGWGEILDYLDEEKLVFIDATGKEFTNFIKKELPDFVATWRGAGARIAIDPLTPVIWATKDLYEQRELLSFLMKETRKIGTVLCTLEEHGPAGNLTGAETVLPMYLADCVIHLRYRPLEVKPYRTLKVIKYRSSRHSENAHHYRFIKNIGLVVLRNTGENILSGKLPESTRMEIIRELGVLPKEKQAKLAKLLDALTMKDIEGIELGVFIERLKEYFE